The Bacillus thermozeamaize DNA window ACCATGTTTTTGTTTGTTGCCTCGTATACGGTTTCCCAGGGTGTCGAAAGCATTGCGAGAATGAACCAATTTGTCACGCCTTTTCTTTTCTTTCCGTTTTGGTTTGTCCTGTTGTTGGCAACGAATGATTGGGACTGGGGCCGCTTCCAACCGGCATTGCATACGGATATCTGGAAGACCATGCAAGGAAGTCATCCTTTTCTGGCTTTCCCTTACATGGAATGTGTGGTCCTGATGATGCTCTATCCGTTCGTCAAAAAGGGTGCGGGACGATCATTGGTTCTGGGGATTGGCACGGCATCCTTGTCGTTAAGCCTGACCCTGTTTATGATCATCGGCTTGTTGGGGGTTGAGCGGGCTTCCAAGCTGACTTTTCCGGTATATACCGTCGTACAGGAAGTTTCCCTCGGTGAAATGATCGTGAACGTTCATTCGATCATTTCCGTCATCTTATTAATCCTGATCTACATCAAATTATTGGTCTTGCTATACGGTGCTTATGAGAGCTTGAACCAGGTATTTCGTCCGGAAACGAAGTGGCCGATCCTAGTCGCATTATATCTGCTCCTTATCGCGCTTGCTTCATCGATTTATGAAAATCCGATCCAAAATGGAGAATGGATATCAAAATACATGTTTATATACGACGGCTTCTTTGCCCTTTTCATTCCCGGCTTGCTGCTGGTGACCATTTGGATCAAAAAGGCATTCAAAAAATCGCGGGGGGTGTCCGGCGGATAACATGTTCGCGTTTCATGCATGGTTCGTGCCGTTGGTTGTGTGGGTCCTGATTTGGCTCTTTTGGAAGAAACATCGTAGAGATGCTGTTTTATTTTTTGTCCTGTCTCTGGCCGCATACGGAGTATGGCTCGGCATCGTAAACCAGCGGCCGTTTATCATCACGATTTTCTTGGCAAAGGTTTTTGATAGCCTGAAGTTATGGGTGAGTTGACCTTTTGGTCCGTTTGTAACCTCTTGGTCCGTCGTCACATATGTTAACGCATGTCTTGGTTGAACGTATCTCTTGGGTGAAAAAGGCACGTCAAGACCTGATGGAGGGTACGGGTGATGTCTGTCAAAATTATCGGGCACCGTGGGGATCCGGAGCATGCGCCGGAGAATACGATGGCTTCCTTTAAAAAGGCGATCCAGGCGGGCGTGGACGGGATTGAGCTGGATGTACACATGAGCCGGGATCGGACGCTGGTGGTTCATCATGATGAAACCGTCATGACTCCGGATGGCGAACGGCCGATTGCTCATCTGACCTGGAGCCAGCTGAAGGCCATCCCTGGCGGGGCGGGGGAACGGATGCCCGCTTTGACGGAGGTTTTACGCTGGGCGAAGCGCAAGGGAGTATGGCTGAACCTGGAGCTGAAAGGCGGGCCCGGGCGATACCCTGGCATGGAGCAGGCGGTGCATCGGCTGGTCAAGGCGCACGGATTGATAAATCAGGTGCTCATTTCTTCCTTTCACGCCGGCATGCTGCAAGCGCTGAAACGAATGGATCCGGGTGTGTCCGTCGGTCTGCTGCATTACACGGACGGGTTCGATCCGCTGGGGACTGCCTTGCGTATCGGCGCGCAGGCGTTGCATCCTTTTTTTACGAGTGTGTCGCCGCAGCTGGTGAATGATTGTCACAGGGTCGGGTTGAATGTGTACCCATGGACAGTGGATGACCTGCATCTTGCCAAAGGCCTGATCCAGATGGGGGTTGATGGCATCATTACCAACACGCCGAAACAGATGGTGCGGCTCCGTGATCAATTGCAGCGTTCTCCCCGACGGAAAAAAGGACGAAGCGGGGAAGGCAAGCGTTTGTGAAGCTGTATTACTACTAATGAAGCACCATGAGTAGAATCATGACGATGACCGACAGCGCCAACAGGATGCTGAAACGGCTCAGTTTTTGCAGTTGGCGGGAATGGGGCTGTCTGCTTTTGGCGGTGTCGGCCACTTCACGCAGCGACTTGGCAGTGATCCCGAGCAAAGCGCCGAGAACGATGAAAACGAGCAGTACGACCCAAAACCAAACTGAGGAAAAGTCTGGCCTGAGAAGCAATCCTGTGACAAGCGCAATGACGAGGAAAAGGTGGGCCACTTGCAGGAAAATGCGCCATGGTTTGAGGGCGACGGTGATTTTTCCAGGTGTCATCCGACGCAGGCGCATGGCCTGAATGGGCAACAGAATGAGGATGGCAAAAACCACTGCCGAAAAAGAGTGGATTCCGTGCACCGGCATGCGTTATATCTCCTCTCGTTTCCCTATTTGAGGTGATTGTACCACGACCTTGTGATAAAATCACCAATGAGAATGACGGATACGGAGAGGATGGTTCAGGGGGTGTTGTCTGGTGGGACAAACACTGTTCGGCATTGGCATCCTGATCTGGATGGTTCTGCTGGTGGTCCTTTTTTCAATCGGCGGCTATTTCATGTTCCGCAAGTTTCTCAAAAGCCTGCCCAGAGCCGATGGCATGTCCGAACTGGACTGGCAACAGTACTATATTGAACAGACACTCTCTTTGTGGACAGAAGAAGGGAAGGCGTTGCTCAACGACCTGGTGAAGCCGGTTCCCTCTCCCTTTCGGGATACGGCCAAACAGACCATTGCGGCGAAGATTGGCGAGCTGGCACTCAAGGAAAAAGCTGACGTGATTGACCGCGACTTGATTTTGCGCGGGTATATCATGGCCACGCCTAAGCGGGATCACAAGGCGCTGTTTGCCTACCTGGAAAAGAAGGGGATTGATTACACACCGTACCTCGAACAGAACCGTTGATTTTGTGTTGCCCATCCTTTCGTTATGGGATTCGTTGTTAGGAACAAAGGGCTGGCCTGTTTTTAGGCCAGCCCCAAATTTTTGGCGATGATGGATTTCATGATTTCGTTGGTTCCGGCGTAAATGGCGCTCACGCGCAGATCCCGGTAATGCCGTGCCACCGGATATTCCTCCATGTAGCCGTAGCCGCCGTATAGCTGCTGGCACTGATAGGCCAACCGGTTGGCCATTTCGGTGACCCACCATTTGGCCATCGAGACCTGGGTGACCACCTCTTGACCAGCCATGTGATCCCGGATCAGGTTTTCGACAAAGTTTCGGGCCAGGGCGAGTTCGGTGGCCATTTCCGCCATTTTGAAGGCGTTGTGCTGGAAGGTGCCGATGGGCTGCCCGAAAGCGGTGCGTGTTTTCACGTATTCCAGCGTTTCCTCAAACATCACTTCAGTCTCGGCCAGGGCCTGAATGGCGACGATCAACCGCTCCTGCTGCAGCTTTTCCATGAGGTAGTAAAAGCCTTTTCCTTCTTCGCCGAGAAGGTTGGAAGCAGGTACCCGGCAGTTTTCAAAAAACAGTTCTGCCGTATCCTGACTGTGCATGCCCATTTTTTCCAATTTGCGGCCGCGTGTAAAACCGGGCGTGCCGCATTCTACCATGATCAGGCTGATGCCGCGGTGCGGCGGCTGGGCATCCGGATCGGTCCGGCAGACCACCAGTATCAGGTCAGCCAGGATGCCGTTGGTGATAAAGGTTTTGGCGCCGTTGATGATGTAGCTGTCGCCGTCGCGGATGGCGGTGGTTTTCACGGCCGCCAAGTCGGAGCCGGTGCCCGGTTCGGTCATCGCCACGGCGAGAATGGCCTCGCCGCTGACGCAGCGGGGAAGCCAGGCTGCCTTTTGTTCCTCGGTGCCGTAGGACTGGATATAGGGGGCGACGATGTCGTTGTGCAAGGCGACACCAATCAGGCTTGCCCCGACGCGGGCCAGCTCTTCGGCGATCACAACGGAATAGAGAAAATCGGTTTCCGAGCCACCATAACGCTCTTCGGCCCAGGGGACCAAGTATCCCTGTTCACCCAGTTTTCTCCAGAAAGAACGGGGGATTTCCCGTTCTTTTTCCCATTGCGCGTAATAGGGAACGGCTTCTTTTTCGAGAAAGCGGCGAAAGGTGTCGCGAAAAAGCTCATGCTCTTCCGAAAATAGTTTCGGCATGGTAGGATTCCTCCTGCTCTTTAGCAACTGAGCGCTCGTTCGATTTCTGGCGTCAATAAACTGAGCGCTCGCTCGGAAAATCGCGATTTTATTATATCATATCTGTAGAGGAGATGAATATATCGCTTGATTTTGATATCGCTTGATTTTGCAGTTTTTTATCATCATCTAAATAAATACAAAAAAGCCGCAATCCCTTTTGAACGGGGATTGCGGGAAATGTTCTCGGCAAAGGAAATGGGTGTCATCCCGCATGGGAGCGGCTCAAGGCGCGTTGCGCCCATTTTCGTGCAAGGACGCCGTGCCGGGGCGAGAACAGGAAAGACAACATAAACATCAGCCCGCCGACCGTGGCCATGGCTCCCGAGATGGAGACATCGAAAGCCGCGGCTGCGGCATATCCCAGGACGGATGAGGCCACGCCAAAAACGATGCTCAGGATCAGCGCGGTAAGGAGCCGGTCGGTGAGAAGATAAGCCGTCGCGCCGGGCACCACGATCATGGCCACAACGAGGATGGATCCGACACTTTCAAAAGCGGCTACGGTGTTCAACGAGACCAGGCTCATCAGCAGATAGTGGATAAAGGCGACCGGCAAACCGAGTGCTGCCGCCATTTGCGGGTCGAAGGAGGTCAGTTTCAGCTCCTTGTAGAAAATGCCGACGATGAGTAGTGTGATCAGGAAGACAGCACTCATGCTCCAAACCGCTTTCGGCATCGTGATGCCAAACAAGGTGACCAGGTCCCAAGGGGTGTAGGCAATTTCGCCGTAGAGGACGTGTTGCAGGTCCAGATGTACCTGATCGGCATAACGAGTGACCAAGACGACCCCGCAGGCGAACAGGGAGGTAAAGGTGACGCCGATGGCTGCATCCGACTGGATGCCGCGATGGTGGAGGAGCTGGATGAGAAAGGTGGACAATAAACCCACCAGTGAGGCTCCGACGAGCACATAGAGGGTTTCCAGATGGTTGCTGAATAGAAAGGCCAAGACCACCCCGGGAAGGATGGCGTGGCTGATGGCATCGCCCAGCATGGCCATCTTCCGCAGGATCAAGTAGCAACCGATCAAGCCGCAAGAGGCGGCGACCAGTGAACCGGTGAGGATAATCCATAGCGCATGTGTCAAATGAAGCGACCTCCTTTCTCTCTGTGGATTGGCCTTTCGGATCCTAAGTTTGATGTCCTAAGTTTGATGCGCGTGTCAGTGGGAAGTTTGTCAAGGGTTAAGCTTGGGTTCGCGGTTCAACGCCTTGAGATAGGACCAGAGCTCGGAGAGCACCGATTCTGGAATCTGATCCTGCAGGCGGGTGCCATTTTGGTTCGGGTTGATGTTGCCGAAGCGTTCCGCGTAAATGAGCAGCAATTCGGCAAGCCGTTCCTCCAGCGTGACGGCATACGCTTCTTGGATGCCACGCGGAGTCAGGGTCCACATGCCGGGTTGTGTCTGCACAATCCATCCTCGCTGCGCAAGCTTGTTGAGACACCGCTTTACAAGCCGTTCCGGCATGGGACGTTGTTTTTTTATTTGCTCCAGAGTGTAGGAACGGATCGAATGGCCGTTGACCACATCATGTTCCGCCAGTTCATAGAGGGTTTGCAGAATATGGTTCATGCTCACCTCATAGCGCAGTTGCAAATGCCGTATCATCTTCGCCGCCAAACCCCGGTTTGGTGCAAACAACAGGGAGATGACGAACATGGCAGCCGCCGTCAAAACGATGACCGGGCCTGTGGGCATACGGGGCGTGAGCGCACTCAAGAAGGTTCCCAAAAATCCGGCACAGGCACCTATGGTACCGGCAATGATGACCATGATGTGCAGTTTTTCCGTCCAATAGCGGGCGGCGACCGCCGGGATGATGAGCAAGGCCGACATCAGCACGACCCCCACGGCCTGCAAGCCGATGACGACCGACAGAACCAGCATCAGCATCAGCAGCACTTCAAGAAAGGTCATGGGCAAGCCAATTCCCCGGCCGAAGTCGGGATCAAATGCCAACAGTTTCATTTCTTTAAACAGCAGAAAGGATACTAGGATGAGCGCACCTGTGACGATGGCCATGATCTGCACATCCGAACCAATCAGCGAGGCGGCTTTGCCAAACAGGAAAGCGTCCAGTCCGGCCTGGTTTCCTTTGCCGCTCTGGGCGATTTTTGTCAGAAGCACAGTGCCGAATCCGAAAAAGACGGAGAGGATGATGGCCAATGCGGCATCCTGTTTGATGCGCGAATAGCGGGTGATGAGGCTGATACAAAGCGACCCGATTAGTCCGGCGATGGCCGCGCCGATGATGAAAACGCCGAGGGATTTTGCGCCGTAAAGGATGAAGGCAATGGCGATGCCAGGCAGGGCGGCGTGGGCCACGGCGTCGCCCATCA harbors:
- a CDS encoding spore gernimation protein — its product is MLSRWQFYLLTINYLLGTTFFVLIQQLIEQGKQDAWLMPWWAGAFGMVVALLWVLLHRHYPGKSLAQIPMAVLGRPLGIVISILYFLHFCLLTGWVLRNLSDFLNGTIMPETPMSVFHTMFLFVASYTVSQGVESIARMNQFVTPFLFFPFWFVLLLATNDWDWGRFQPALHTDIWKTMQGSHPFLAFPYMECVVLMMLYPFVKKGAGRSLVLGIGTASLSLSLTLFMIIGLLGVERASKLTFPVYTVVQEVSLGEMIVNVHSIISVILLILIYIKLLVLLYGAYESLNQVFRPETKWPILVALYLLLIALASSIYENPIQNGEWISKYMFIYDGFFALFIPGLLLVTIWIKKAFKKSRGVSGG
- a CDS encoding acyl-CoA dehydrogenase; translation: MPKLFSEEHELFRDTFRRFLEKEAVPYYAQWEKEREIPRSFWRKLGEQGYLVPWAEERYGGSETDFLYSVVIAEELARVGASLIGVALHNDIVAPYIQSYGTEEQKAAWLPRCVSGEAILAVAMTEPGTGSDLAAVKTTAIRDGDSYIINGAKTFITNGILADLILVVCRTDPDAQPPHRGISLIMVECGTPGFTRGRKLEKMGMHSQDTAELFFENCRVPASNLLGEEGKGFYYLMEKLQQERLIVAIQALAETEVMFEETLEYVKTRTAFGQPIGTFQHNAFKMAEMATELALARNFVENLIRDHMAGQEVVTQVSMAKWWVTEMANRLAYQCQQLYGGYGYMEEYPVARHYRDLRVSAIYAGTNEIMKSIIAKNLGLA
- a CDS encoding iron ABC transporter, with translation MTHALWIILTGSLVAASCGLIGCYLILRKMAMLGDAISHAILPGVVLAFLFSNHLETLYVLVGASLVGLLSTFLIQLLHHRGIQSDAAIGVTFTSLFACGVVLVTRYADQVHLDLQHVLYGEIAYTPWDLVTLFGITMPKAVWSMSAVFLITLLIVGIFYKELKLTSFDPQMAAALGLPVAFIHYLLMSLVSLNTVAAFESVGSILVVAMIVVPGATAYLLTDRLLTALILSIVFGVASSVLGYAAAAAFDVSISGAMATVGGLMFMLSFLFSPRHGVLARKWAQRALSRSHAG